A stretch of Desulfoplanes formicivorans DNA encodes these proteins:
- a CDS encoding glycosyltransferase produces the protein MNNKKSSMGGAELQFVLLANHLAYHSFSVDFIVNGEGQETSFIKNKIKIHSLFLKYLKGKKKNIFCDWIKLFLCLRKIDADIYMIKTPRHLLFLLAVFNFFYNKKIVFVGQIDEDVMPSRVLAKDGVIGLILYRLGLTNISFTIAQNYCQLKGFVCSFNQRSVLVRNYTSLNEPCCSAKKKYILWVGNNHAKKHPELFIKLAQELPEFHFVMIMSTTPQKPHDDDIIEMTRSMTNISYLGYIPFSSIGRYFCEASLFVGTSDMEGFPNTYLQAWQTKTPVVSLYVDPDCVITTYNLGKVSKTFEQLCVDVKTMMINKSERLLIGDNCFEYIGKFHSQQIVTQKYMSFFNYLMKYDD, from the coding sequence ATGAATAATAAAAAATCATCAATGGGTGGTGCCGAACTTCAATTTGTTTTGCTTGCAAATCATTTGGCTTATCATTCATTTTCAGTTGATTTTATTGTAAATGGAGAAGGACAGGAAACATCCTTTATTAAAAACAAAATCAAAATACACAGCCTTTTTTTGAAGTACCTAAAAGGGAAAAAAAAGAACATTTTTTGCGATTGGATAAAACTTTTTTTATGTCTTCGTAAAATTGATGCTGATATTTACATGATCAAGACCCCAAGACACCTTTTGTTTTTACTGGCCGTGTTCAATTTTTTTTATAACAAAAAAATTGTTTTTGTCGGGCAGATTGATGAAGACGTTATGCCTTCCAGAGTCTTAGCCAAGGACGGAGTTATCGGTCTGATTTTATACAGATTGGGTTTGACCAATATTTCATTTACCATTGCACAAAATTATTGCCAGCTGAAAGGGTTTGTCTGTTCATTCAATCAAAGAAGTGTTTTGGTTAGAAATTATACTTCGTTGAATGAACCTTGTTGCAGTGCGAAGAAAAAGTATATTCTCTGGGTCGGGAATAACCATGCCAAGAAACATCCTGAACTTTTTATAAAACTAGCTCAAGAGTTGCCTGAATTCCATTTTGTCATGATAATGTCGACGACCCCACAAAAGCCACATGACGATGATATTATCGAAATGACTCGTTCAATGACAAATATAAGCTATCTTGGATATATTCCTTTTTCTTCGATAGGCAGATATTTTTGTGAAGCATCATTGTTTGTTGGAACATCTGATATGGAGGGTTTTCCAAATACATACCTCCAGGCATGGCAAACAAAAACACCTGTAGTCAGTTTATATGTTGATCCTGATTGTGTAATAACAACATATAACCTAGGTAAAGTTTCTAAAACATTTGAACAGTTATGTGTCGATGTCAAAACAATGATGATAAACAAATCTGAAAGATTACTCATAGGTGATAATTGCTTTGAATATATCGGAAAGTTCCATTCACAACAAATTGTTACTCAAAAATATATGTCTTTTTTTAACTATCTGATGAAATATGATGACTAA
- a CDS encoding glycosyltransferase family 4 protein, translating into MDANRELKIVMIHWGLIPGGVSKYAKSIENIDKYNKIQSTTIIINNEKWIFDSRFSDGVNHSLIMIKGRWDATWVKKLRDMVKKEKPDCIFIFGFNGGLAAFLATIGLNIPILASWHGSYYPSSCMQKIRAPFVEIIERVIYKYVVKHVIAVSKYAAHMLEEKGIPQQKITIIHNGISNDLTTYAKSEKNENIISFNQHRVMVGTCCRLSEQKGLKWFLDAIALVKKKDPTVKFIIWGDGPQKQELKKKSIELQIDDVLEFPGYVKDINTCLAKLDIFVMSSYVEYFSIALLEAMRAGLAILATDAGGNPEAVRHGKEGLLTPVDAPQEFADSLLRLVNSKSLRNELGKNAQRRFENTFTEDQMIQKTADWFLKSINDIA; encoded by the coding sequence TTGGACGCAAATAGAGAACTTAAAATTGTAATGATTCATTGGGGATTAATTCCTGGTGGTGTTTCAAAATATGCAAAAAGCATTGAAAATATAGATAAATATAACAAAATACAAAGCACAACAATCATTATCAATAATGAAAAATGGATATTTGATAGTCGTTTCAGTGATGGGGTGAATCATTCATTGATTATGATTAAAGGAAGATGGGATGCTACATGGGTTAAAAAATTAAGAGATATGGTAAAAAAAGAAAAACCTGATTGTATATTTATTTTTGGATTCAATGGTGGTTTGGCTGCTTTTTTGGCTACTATTGGGTTGAATATCCCGATCTTGGCATCATGGCATGGAAGCTATTATCCTTCAAGTTGTATGCAAAAGATAAGAGCTCCTTTTGTAGAAATCATAGAGAGAGTAATATATAAGTATGTTGTTAAGCATGTCATTGCCGTATCAAAGTACGCAGCTCACATGTTGGAAGAAAAAGGAATACCACAACAGAAAATTACAATTATTCATAATGGAATTTCTAACGATTTAACAACGTATGCAAAATCAGAAAAAAATGAAAATATAATCTCATTTAATCAACATCGTGTAATGGTTGGTACATGTTGCAGATTAAGCGAACAAAAAGGGTTGAAATGGTTTTTGGATGCCATTGCTTTGGTGAAAAAAAAAGATCCGACTGTGAAGTTTATCATCTGGGGTGACGGTCCTCAAAAGCAAGAACTGAAAAAAAAATCTATTGAATTGCAGATTGATGATGTTCTTGAGTTTCCAGGATATGTTAAGGATATCAATACATGTCTTGCGAAACTTGATATATTTGTCATGTCTTCATATGTAGAGTATTTTTCTATTGCTCTTTTAGAAGCGATGAGAGCCGGATTGGCAATTCTCGCCACGGATGCCGGGGGAAATCCAGAGGCCGTTCGTCACGGCAAAGAGGGCCTGCTGACTCCAGTAGATGCACCTCAAGAATTTGCCGATTCTCTTCTAAGATTAGTCAATTCAAAATCATTAAGAAATGAGTTGGGGAAAAATGCTCAACGCAGATTTGAAAATACATTCACAGAAGACCAGATGATTCAAAAAACTGCAGACTGGTTTTTAAAATCAATTAACGATATTGCTTGA